The Ancylothrix sp. D3o genomic sequence AATATATAAACAATGCTGTCACCTCTTTTTTCCCTTCAGCAAATTGAACCTAATACCCCTGCTTCCCAACTGTGGCAAGCGGCAAAACTTTGTTTAAAATTAGGGAGAATTAATCAATCGCTGACGCTGGCTTACAGTGCAGCACAAAAAGACCCAAATCAGCCACAACTTTACAGAAATTATTATATTGAAGCGGTTAAATTGGGGGCTGAATTTGCGGAAGAAATCGGAGATTATCAAAGGGCGAGTTATTATTGGGAACAGTTAATCCAACAGGTTCCTCAAGATGGGGAGGCGTGGTATGGGTTGGGTATTGCGAAGGCAAATTTAGGTGATTATGGGGGTGCGGAAAGGGCGCTTTTGCGGACGTTGGAAGTGGTGCCGAGTCATCAAAAAGCACGGATGCAGTTGAGTAAAATTCAGCAGATAATGAAGGGGTGAAAGTTATGGTTTTAGAAACCGGGTGATGTTTCGTTATTTTGCTCGTTTGACTGAGAAATATAGGTTGCCGGTTTATCCTATTGCTGTGCTTTCTTTTAATTCGCCGCGCACAGTGCAGCCGAAAGTTTATCAAGTAGCTTTTCCTAATAAGGTGGTGTTGCAATTTGACTATGATGTAATTCAGTTAAATCGTTTGAATTGGCGAGATTTTTTGCGACAACAAAACCCCGTAGCCAGCGCGTTGATGGCTAAAATGAATATAGAGCCGAGTGATCGTCTTCAGGTGAAGTTAGAATGTCTGCGTCTGCTGGCAACTTTGCGTTTAGATCCGGCAAGAATGACCTTAATTTCTGGGTTTATTGACACTTATTTACGCCTGAGTGCTGAGGAAGAAAGCCGGTTAGAATCTGAGATTGCTACAATGGAACCAGTTCAGCAAGAGGTAGTTATGGAAATCGTCACAAGTTGGATGGAAAGAGGGATAGAACAAGGATTACAGCAAGGAAAGCAATCACAAACTTTGGCGCTAATTTTCCGCCAACTTCCCCGCCGAATAGGTGCTATTAATCCTGAATTGGAGCGTCATATTCGCTCTTTAGCGGTGCCG encodes the following:
- a CDS encoding tetratricopeptide repeat protein, whose amino-acid sequence is MLSPLFSLQQIEPNTPASQLWQAAKLCLKLGRINQSLTLAYSAAQKDPNQPQLYRNYYIEAVKLGAEFAEEIGDYQRASYYWEQLIQQVPQDGEAWYGLGIAKANLGDYGGAERALLRTLEVVPSHQKARMQLSKIQQIMKG
- a CDS encoding DUF4351 domain-containing protein, whose translation is MFRYFARLTEKYRLPVYPIAVLSFNSPRTVQPKVYQVAFPNKVVLQFDYDVIQLNRLNWRDFLRQQNPVASALMAKMNIEPSDRLQVKLECLRLLATLRLDPARMTLISGFIDTYLRLSAEEESRLESEIATMEPVQQEVVMEIVTSWMERGIEQGLQQGKQSQTLALIFRQLPRRIGAINPELERHIRSLAVPQLEELAEALLDFSNEADLVNWLQQISEEAPAE